DNA from Frateuria edaphi:
CTCGCGTCCGTGCCTGCAACACCAGATCGGCCGCTGCACGGCGCCTTGCGTGGGCCTGGTCTCGGTGGAGGACTACCGCAGCGACGTGCGCCATGCCGAGATGTTCCTGGAAGGGCGCAGCAGCGCGGTGATCGACGAACTGGCCACGTCGATGGAACAGGCAGCCATGGCGCTCAACTTCGAACGCGCCGCGGCGCTGCGCGACCAGGTTGCCGCCTTGCGCAAGCTGCAGGCGCAGCATCACGTGCAGGGCGCCAGCGCCGACATGGACGTGGTCGCCTGCCGCATCGAGGGCGGCATCGCGTGCGTCAGCGTGCTGTTCTTCCGCAACGGCATCAGCCTGGGCACGCGCGACTTCTTCCCCCGCCTGCCGCTGGATGCCGAGCCGGCGGACGTGCTGGCGCAGTTCATCGCGCAGTACTACCTGGAGCGGCCGGTGCCGCGCGAGATCATCCTGTGCGAGACGATTCCCGACCAGGCCTTGCTGGCGCAGGTGCTCTGCGAGCAGGCCGGTCACGCGGTGGAGATCAAGTCCAGCGTACGCGGCGAGCGAGCGCGGTTCCTGCAGATGGCCGAGCGCAACGCGCAGGCCTCGCTGACCTCGCGCCTGGCCAGCCGGCAGACCCTGGGTGCACGCTTTGACGATCTGCAGAAATTGCTGGAGTTGTCCGGGCCGCCGCGACGCATCGAGTGCTTCGACATCAGCCACACCATGGGCGAGGCGACGGTTGCCTCCTGCGTGGTGTTCGGGCCGGAAGGGCCTGAGAAGTCGCACTACCGGCGCTTCAACATCGCCGGCATCACCCCGGGCGACGACTACGCGGCGATGCACCAGGCGCTCACCCGACGCTTCCGCAAGGTGGCGGCGGGCGAGGGCGCCAAGCCCGACGTGCTGTTGATCGACGGTGGCGGCGGGCAGGTTGCGCAGGCGATGGACGTGCTGGCTGAGCTTGGTGTCACCGGCATCGAGGTGGTGGGCGTCGCCAAGGGCCCGGGCCGCCGCGCCGGCGAGGAAACCCTGGTGCTGGCCAATTCCGGCCGCGAGATCCATCCCGGCTCGGCTTCGCCCGCGCTGCACCTGGTCGCCGCCGTGCGCGACGAGGCCCACCGCTTCGCCATCAGCGGGCACCGCAAGCGCCGCGAGAAGGCCCGCGAGCGCAGCATCCTGGAGGACGTGCCGGGCATCGGTGCACGCCGGCGAGCCGCGCTGCTCAAGGCCTTCGGTGGCCTGGCCGGGGTCGAGGCCGCCGGCGTCGAGGAACTGGCTTCGATCAAGGGCATCGATCGCGGCCTGGCCGAGCGCATCTATGCGACCCTGCACGGCTAGCCCGCCATCTCCCGTGCGACACTGACGACGACAACGACGGAAAGGACGATGCGCATCAACCTCCCCACCTGGCTGACCCTGTTCCGCGTGGCGCTGCTGCCGGTGATGGTGGTCGTGTTCTACCTGCCGTTCCGAGGGCACAACATCACTGCCGCCATCGTCTTCGTGCTGGCTGCCTTCACCGATTGGCTCGACGGCTATCTGGCGCGCCGGCTCAACCAGACCTCGGCATTCGGCGCTTTCCTGGATCCGGTGGCCGACAAGCTGATGGTCGCGGTGACGCTGTTCCTGCTGGTCGAATCCCACCGCGGCGGCTGGCCTGGCATCCTGATGGCGGTGACCGCAGCGGTGATCGTGGGCCGCGAGATCAGCATCTCGGCCTTGCGCGAATGGATGGCCGAAATCGGCATGCGCGCCACGGTGAAAGTGGCGTTCGTCGGCAAGCTCAAGACGGTGATGCAGATGATTGCGCTGGTCGTGCTGATCGTGCAGCACGAGAAGGAGGCAGAAGCGCTGCGGCTGTATCACATCGGCGAAGGACTGCTGGTGATCGCCGGCGGACTGACCATCTGGTCGGGCATGCACTACCTGCGCGCCGCCTGGCCGATGCTGCGCGGGGACCCGCCGAAGCAGCCCGGTATCGACAAGGCTTGACGGGCCTGTTTTCGCCGCTAAAATGCGCGGCTCCGATGCGGGAATAGCTCAGTTGGTAGAGCACGACCTTGCCAAGGTCGGGGTCGCGAGTTCGAGTCTCGTTTCCCGCTCCAGTTTCTTTCGAAGCCCCGGCCATGCCGGGGCTTCGTCGTTTCCGGCAGGCGCTACGGAAACATGCAAAAACCGCGGCGAGGCCTTCACATCCGGCCCGGTTCTGCTATCCTTTCCGACTCTGATGCGGGAATAGCTCAGTTGGTAGAGCACGACCTTGCCAAGGTCGGGGTCGCGAGTTCGAGTCTCGTTTCCCGCTCCAGTTTCAAGAAACCTCGGACCGCCGGGGTTTTGTTTTTTAAGCGGACCGCAACCATGCGCTCCGTGCGCGATGGCCAGGTGGCAGAGTGGTCATGCAGCGGCCTGCAAAGCCGTGTACGCCGGTTCGATTCCGACCCTGGCCTCCATTGCGCAATCCTCGAAGGCCCGCCTCGGCGGGCCTTTTTGTCTGGCGCGCCTCGACCCTGCAGGAGCTAGCTTGCGGGCGATGCATTCTCAATTCGCCACCCTCTCGCGAGGTGCGCTCCCGCAAAGGGAGGCGGGTGCTACGATTCCTGCCTTATGCCCGGATGGCGAAACTGGTAGACGCAAGGGACTTAAAATCCCTCACCCTCACGGGTATGCGGGTTCGACCCCCGCTCCGGGCACCAACGGTTTCCAGCGTTTTCAGGCCCTCGGTTTTGGTCCGCAATCCGGACGCTGGTCCGCAAAACGCTACTTCGTCGGGGTGACTTTCGCCCCGCGGCGGTTCCTGACGTAGTGCTCGGTCATCGTCACCGATGCGTGTCCAAGCTGCCGCTGGGCCTGGCGAATATCTTCGACCGCATCGGCCTTGTCGGTGCCAGCCTTCGCGCGCAGATCCCGAAACTGAAACGCCTGCGGATCGATCTCGGCGGCCTCGCGCGCCCGGTAGAACGATCCCTGCAGCATGTTGTAGGTGAGCGGCTGGCCATCCTCGGCCACCACCAGGCGGGTGGCGTGTACCTTGTAGCCGACCTTGCGCTCGGCAATCCGCGCCAGCAGCGCGGCAAGGGCGCCGGTCACCTCGATGCGACGCTTGGCCCCGGTCTTTCCCTGGGCGACGTGCAGAAAGCCGTCCCGGACGTCCCGCTCGTCCATCTTGAGCGTGTCCGCGACGCGCTGGCCGGTGAGGTAGGCCAGGTCCATGGCGTCCCGCAACGGCTGGCCAGCCTCCTGCCAGACGGCCGTGTACATCTCGTCCTCGACGTAGACGTCGCGTCCGGTCTCCCGGAAGCCCTTGATGCCTGCGCAGGGGTTGGGCAGGGTCGTGTAGCCCTCGCCGCGTGCCCAATTCCAGATATGCGAGAGCAACGCCTTCTCGCGGTTCGCGCGCACCTTCGCCTTCTCCCCGCGCCACTTTAGGTACTGCTTGACGTGCTGCGGCTCGATGGCGTCCAGCGGGCAGGGCGGATCGTCGAAGAACGTGATCAGCTGCTTGAGCTCTCGCGCGTTGTCCTTCTGGGTAGCTGCTGCCTTCGTGGGGATGACCTCGCCGCGGTAGCGATCGGCGACGTACCGGAAGGTGACGACGGCGGCAGGCTTCTCCGCGCCGGCGTGCTCGATCTCAGCCCACCGCTTGATGGCCAGGCCGTAGTCGCCGCCCAGCGGTTCCTCCCGGCGCTTG
Protein-coding regions in this window:
- the uvrC gene encoding excinuclease ABC subunit UvrC, with protein sequence MQSPQTPPFDGKAFVQTLTTSPGVYRYFDADGELLYVGKAGSLKKRVGSYFLKPRMEPRINAMVSQIARCEVTVTRTEGEALLLESQLIKSLKPRYNILLRDDKSYPYIYLSGGEDYPRLAFHRGAKNLKGRFFGPYPSAFAVRESLNLMQKLFKVRQCEDSYFRNRSRPCLQHQIGRCTAPCVGLVSVEDYRSDVRHAEMFLEGRSSAVIDELATSMEQAAMALNFERAAALRDQVAALRKLQAQHHVQGASADMDVVACRIEGGIACVSVLFFRNGISLGTRDFFPRLPLDAEPADVLAQFIAQYYLERPVPREIILCETIPDQALLAQVLCEQAGHAVEIKSSVRGERARFLQMAERNAQASLTSRLASRQTLGARFDDLQKLLELSGPPRRIECFDISHTMGEATVASCVVFGPEGPEKSHYRRFNIAGITPGDDYAAMHQALTRRFRKVAAGEGAKPDVLLIDGGGGQVAQAMDVLAELGVTGIEVVGVAKGPGRRAGEETLVLANSGREIHPGSASPALHLVAAVRDEAHRFAISGHRKRREKARERSILEDVPGIGARRRAALLKAFGGLAGVEAAGVEELASIKGIDRGLAERIYATLHG
- the pgsA gene encoding CDP-diacylglycerol--glycerol-3-phosphate 3-phosphatidyltransferase, yielding MRINLPTWLTLFRVALLPVMVVVFYLPFRGHNITAAIVFVLAAFTDWLDGYLARRLNQTSAFGAFLDPVADKLMVAVTLFLLVESHRGGWPGILMAVTAAVIVGREISISALREWMAEIGMRATVKVAFVGKLKTVMQMIALVVLIVQHEKEAEALRLYHIGEGLLVIAGGLTIWSGMHYLRAAWPMLRGDPPKQPGIDKA
- a CDS encoding tyrosine-type recombinase/integrase, producing MGRRPQRPEAVPRLRVRKKPSGKVFYYYDHGLVDGKRREEPLGGDYGLAIKRWAEIEHAGAEKPAAVVTFRYVADRYRGEVIPTKAAATQKDNARELKQLITFFDDPPCPLDAIEPQHVKQYLKWRGEKAKVRANREKALLSHIWNWARGEGYTTLPNPCAGIKGFRETGRDVYVEDEMYTAVWQEAGQPLRDAMDLAYLTGQRVADTLKMDERDVRDGFLHVAQGKTGAKRRIEVTGALAALLARIAERKVGYKVHATRLVVAEDGQPLTYNMLQGSFYRAREAAEIDPQAFQFRDLRAKAGTDKADAVEDIRQAQRQLGHASVTMTEHYVRNRRGAKVTPTK